One part of the Gossypium raimondii isolate GPD5lz chromosome 1, ASM2569854v1, whole genome shotgun sequence genome encodes these proteins:
- the LOC105785847 gene encoding trans-Golgi network-localized SYP41-interacting protein 1 isoform X2, producing MSEFHDLENSGTVDNRPIYPQSSTNQIQLKSQVELSHVDSREDLFVDAPDELNNDNKEGGMPAVSPNVAVLEGKRNAVARLFDETDNNDSNHFVNEMEHLRALLEQAVDEKERLEEEMGVFSREIHMKDQEIERLNARDISSVAEAGKEVFTEKNRQYEVTMERILAALASVVNQGDVMGYSSGEQVDLVEKSMLALIEKYNQFLFEVNQLRQCLTKAEYDFGVQEFGTLFVAVRDELFELRRKEALLVEKIGLLEDENRKFVEQVENEKVTVNTLNSELGKTKAECEEEKMKCANTKEKLNLAVTEGKSLVQQRDALKQSLDDKASELDKCLAELQEKTSALEAAESHNHELVKSENLVASLQELLSQKTLIVKTFEHILSHLDVPEELQSVDIVGRARWLANERNELKGASLDFCRLKDSICAIDLPENISFSDLGSRLAWLKESFYRAKDDINMLQNEMSRTKEAASDEIDKLSALRSAVQQEKDYIMEELDHLRIKNDEIVAKAEQISLDKDHLSDSLAAELTEKDKIQKELDDLTNKYENIVGKVHQLSSEKDQMFRLLVEGSGKVMGDQEVIEETSSNLPVLIDRCLEKLKEQTSPSVETPFVDAELFEKYQSLLYVRDLELMLFKEILEEDMLVWSQLNDLSNQFRVTSQELFSLKEEKDVLQKDLERSEEKAGLVREKLTMAVKKGKGLVQDRDNLKILLEEKKSEIEKLRLEIQQEESRVAECRDQINTLSADLERVPKLESNLVAMKEERDQLEKFLTESNSILQRVVESIDRIVIPVDSEFLEPVEKLDLLAGYIDDCQTANTQTEQELMEVKEESSNLAGKLAQAQETMKLLEDALAVVKNDLSQLAEEKKEMEFDKKHIEIELQKTIEEARLLEEACDARKSLEEALSQAENKTSVLITEKEDVQGNKAASDMEVEKMREEIAIQTSRLAEAYNTITTLENALSLAEKTVASLTEQNNNAQVEITNLDNELKKLKNETDTHTSQLKDAGITIKSLDNALAKAENDFSALLGEKRTADQEVSTLNSKLNVCMEELAGSSGNLASRSMELIGHLNNLQMLAKDQSLLSTMRQCFDRNTERLKDMDLTIKNVREYLFDKDLKLQQGYPFSEDIASLLRQFSDDIDNTLNIEMENDEANAINAVDVSLCFRRVTEGFQMRNKILADRFEGFSSFLDESIATLLKNLQAIEDEVKSMIKHKESFKQEYVQKELDDLTSKYEKVVEKVHQLSLEKDQMVQLLVEGSGIVIGEQEGTEEASSNLPGLIYRCLEKIKERSASLETPFVDKDHFENFQSLLYVRGLELMLCEEILEEDMLVRSQLNDLSNQFKVTSQELFALKEEKDVLQKGLEQSEEKSGLLKEKLSMAVKKGKGLVQDREKLKVLMKEKMSEIEKLRLELQQEESRFAECGEQISSLSADLDRIPKLESNLASMKEEKDQLEKLLFESNRRLHTVVESINCIVIPVDSAFLEPVQKLNLLSEYIYDCQTAKKQTEQELREVKEAASILAGKLAEARATMKLLEDALNTVKNDLAQLAGEKNEMETGKKNIEIELQKTIEQRDESQSRVFKLESDVEGLEGSCREMRLKIEDYQAKEDRWKEKEAELLSSYNSLLMKVKEAEEPLLSASQLRTLMEMLSGIEIPLVESEDLEPHISADVKKLFSVIGSFTDLQNRINLLSNEKEELQSTLSRQNFEIQHLKGEIETHVRNKPDLEHMKMELSEVTFGLEKIIVVLGGKEFIGGQNSVGMKVLLPVLEKQVNAFLLEAKTSKSKAEELGTKLAGSQKVVNELSTKVKLLEDSIQGRTVPPEVVQERSIFEAPSASTGSEISEIEDLGSFGKNPISSAPLAAHVRTMRKGSTDHLALNIDSEADRLINSKETDKQKCRSFNSLNTSGLIPKQGKLIADRVDGIWVSGGQVLSSRPRARLGLIAYCLLLHIWLLGTVL from the exons atgtcTGAATTTCACGATTTGGAAAATTCTGGAACTGTTGATAATCGACCTATTTATCCTCAATCTTCGACTAATCAGATTCAATTGAAATCtcag gtAGAGCTTTCTCATGTTGATAGCAGAGAAGATCTGTTTGTGGATGCTCCAGATGAGTTGAATAATGATAATAAGGAAGGTGGAATGCCCGCTGTAAGTCCAAACGTTGCCGTTTTGGAGGGAAAACGGAATGCAGTAGCTAGGCTGTTCGATGAAACGGATAATAATGATAGTAATCACTTCGTCAATGAAATGGAGCACCTGCGAGCTTTGCTGGAGCAGGCAGTTGACGAAAAAGAGAGACTTGAG GAAGAAATGGGGGTGTTCTCAAGGGAGATTCATATGAAGGATCAAGAGATTGAAAGGTTGAATGCAAGGGATATAAGTTCTGTAGCTGAAGCTGGGAAGGAGGTTTTTACAGAGAAGAACCGGCAGTATGAGGTTACGATGGAGAGGATTTTGGCTGCTCTTGCGTCAGTTGTTAATCAAGGAGATGTTATGGGTTATTCCAGTGGGGAACAGGTTGACCTTGTTGAGAAAAGCATGTTGGCATTAATCGAGAAGTATAACCAATTTCTTTTTGAAGTTAATCAACTTAGGCAGTGTTTGACAAAGGCTGAGTATGATTTTGGTGTGCAGGAGTTTGGGACTCTATTTGTTGCGGTCCGTgatgagttatttgagttgagGAGGAAGGAAGCACTGCTGGTTGAAAAAATAGGCCTTTTGGAAGATGAAAATAGGAAATTTGTTGAACAAGTTGAAAATGAGAAAGTGACAGTGAATACGCTGAATTCGGAGCTTGGAAAAACAAAGGCTGAGTGTGAAGAGGAAAAGATGAAGTGTGCTAATACTAAAGAAAAGCTGAATTTGGCCGTGACAGAAGGGAAGTCATTGGTTCAGCAGCGGGATGCTCTGAAGCAGTCTCTGGATGATAAAGCAAGTGAGCTTGATAAATGTCTGGCTGAATTGCAAGAGAAGACTAGTGCCCTAGAGGCTGCTGAATCACACAACCATGAATTGGTGAAAAGTGAAAACTTGGTTGCATCATTGCAAGAATTACTCTCGCAAAAGACCTTGATTGTTAAGACATTTGAACACATCCTGTCGCATCTTGATGTACCTGAGGAACTCCAATCAGTGGATATTGTTGGAAGAGCTAGATGGCTTGCTaatgaaagaaatgaattgAAGGGTGCTTCCTTGGACTTCTGTAGATTGAAAGATTCCATTTGTGCAATTGATTTACCAGAAAACATCTCCTTTTCTGATTTAGGTTCTCGCTTGGCTTGGCTTAAGGAATCTTTTTACCGGGCTAAAGATGATATAAATATGCTGCAAAATGAAATGTCCAGAACAAAGGAAGCTGCAAGTGATGAGATAGATAAATTGAGTGCTTTACGTTCAGCTGTACAACAAGAGAAGGACTACATTATGGAAGAATTAGATCACCTCAGAATTAAAAACGATGAAATTGTTGCAAAGGCAGAACAGATATCATTGGACAAGGATCATTTAAGCGATTCACTTGCAGCAGAACTAACTGAGAAGGATAAAATCCAAAAGGAGTTGGATGATCTcacaaataaatatgaaaatatagttGGGAAGGTCCATCAACTTTCATCAGAGAAAGATCAGATGTTTCGGTTGTTGGTAGAGGGTTCTGGAAAAGTGATGGGAGATCAAGAAGTGATCGAAGAGACTTCTTCTAATCTACCGGTGTTAATAGATAGGTGCTTAGAGAAGCTAAAGGAACAAACAAGTCCATCTGTGGAGACTCCTTTTGTGGATGCAGAACTGTTTGAAAAATACCAAAGTCTTTTGTATGTTAGGGATCTGGAGTTGATGCTTTTTAAGGAAATCCTAGAAGAAGATATGCTGGTGTGGTCACAACTGAATGATCTGTCAAATCAGTTCAGAGTAACTTCTCAGGAACTTTTTTCATTGAAGGAGGAGAAAGATGTTCTGCAAAAAGATCTTGAACGATCAGAGGAGAAAGCTGGTCTGGTGAGGGAGAAGTTAACAATGGCAGTTAAGAAAGGAAAGGGACTGGTTCAAGACCGGGACAACTTAAAAATTCTTCTGGAGGAAAAGAAGTCAGAAATTGAGAAGCTGAGGCTTGAGATACAACAGGAAGAATCTAGAGTTGCTGAGTGCAGGGATCAGATCAATACTTTGTCTGCTGATTTAGAGCGTGTACCGAAGTTGGAGAGCAACCTTGTAGCTATGAAAGAAGAAAGGGATCAACTTGAGAAGTTCCTAACTGAGAGCAATAGCATATTGCAAAGGGTAGTTGAATCTATTGATCGCATTGTTATTCCGGTTGACTCAGAATTTCTTGAGCCTGTAGAGAAGCTGGACTTGCTTGCTGGGTATATTGATGATTGTCAGACTGCCAATACACAGACTGAACAAGAGTTGATGGAAGTGAAGGAAGAGTCCAGTAACCTGGCTGGCAAGTTAGCCCAGGCCCAAGAAACTATGAAATTACTTGAAGATGCTTTGGCTGTTGTGAAAAATGATTTGTCTCAACTTGCTGAAGAGAAGAAGGAGATGGAATTTGATAAAAAACATATAGAAATAGAGTTGCAGAAAACAATTGAAGAAGCTCGTTTACTTGAAGAGGCTTGCGACGCTAGAAAGTCACTTGAAGAGGCGTTGTCACAGGCAGAAAATAAAACTTCAGTGCTTATCACTGAGAAAGAGGATGTCCAAGGTAACAAAGCTGCTTCAGATATGGAAGTGGAGAAAATGAGAGAGGAAATTGCTATTCAGACCAGCAGACTCGCAGAGGCATATAACACTATAACTACACTTGAAAATGCACTTTCTCTGGCAGAGAAGACTGTTGCTTCACTAACTGAACAAAATAACAATGCACAAGTGGAAATAACCAACTTGGACAATGAGCTGAAGAAACTAAAAAATGAAACTGATACACACACTAGCCAGCTGAAAGATGCTGGCATAACCATAAAATCGCTGGACAATGCGTTGGCTAAGGCAGAAAATGACTTTTCTGCACTTCTAGGTGAAAAAAGAACTGCTGATCAGGAGGTGTCAACTCTTAATTCCAAACTGAACGTATGCATGGAAGAGTTGGCTGGAAGCAGTGGCAACTTAGCAAGCAGATCAATGGAGTTGATTGGTCATCTCAACAATCTTCAAATGCTTGCCAAAGACCAAAGTTTGTTGTCTACAATGAGACAATGCTTTGACAGGAATACGGAGCGCCTTAAAGATATGGATCTTACCATTAAAAATGTAAGGGAGTATTTGTTTGACAAGGATTTGAAACTGCAGCAAGGTTACCCATTCAGTGAG GATATTGCTAGCCTGCTGAGACAATTTTCTGATGATATTGATAATACTTTAAACATTGAAATGGAGAATGATGAAGCAAATGCAATAAATGCTGTTGATGTTTCTTTATGTTTTAGAAGAGTTACTGAAGGGTTTCAGATGCGAAACAAAATCCTTGCAGATAGGTTTGAGGGCTTTTCAAGCTTCCTAGATGAGTCAATAGCAACCCTGTTAAAAAATTTACAGGCCATAGAAGATGAGGTAAAAAGTATGATCAAGCATAAGGAATCCTTTAAACAAGAATATGTTCAAAAGGAGTTGGACGATCTCACaagtaaatatgaaaaagtagTTGAGAAGGTCCATCAACTTTCATTAGAGAAAGACCAGATGGTCCAGTTGTTGGTAGAGGGTTCTGGAATAGTGATAGGTGAACAAGAAGGGACTGAAGAGGCTTCTTCTAATCTACCCGGGCTCATATATAGGTGCTTAGAGAAGATAAAGGAACGAAGTGCATCTTTGGAGACTCCTTTTGTGGATAAAgatcattttgaaaattttcaaagtcttTTGTATGTTAGGGGTCTGGAGTTGATGCTTTGTGAGGAAATTCTGGAAGAAGATATGTTGGTGAGGTCACAACTGAATGATCTGTCAAATCAGTTCAAAGTAACTTCTCAGGAACTTTTTGCATTGAAGGAGGAGAAAGATGTTCTGCAAAAAGGTCTTGAACAATCAGAGGAGAAATCTGGTCTGTTGAAGGAGAAGTTATCAATGGCAGTCAAGAAAGGGAAGGGATTGGTTCAAGATCGGGAAAAATTGAAAGTTCTTATGAAGGAAAAAATGTCAGAAATTGAGAAGTTGAGGCTTGAGTTACAACAGGAGGAATCTAGATTTGCTGAGTGCGGGGAGCAGATCAGTTCTTTGTCTGCTGATTTAGACCGCATCCCAAAGTTGGAGAGCAACCTTGCATCTATGAAAGAGGAGAAGGATCAACTTGAAAAGTTATTGTTTGAGAGCAATAGAAGATTGCATACGGTAGTTGAATCTATTAATTGCATTGTTATTCCAGTTGACTCAGCATTTCTAGAGCCTGTACAGAAGCTGAACTTGCTTTCTGAGTATATTTATGATTGTCAGACTGCCAAGAAACAGACTGAACAAGAGTTGAGGGAAGTGAAGGAAGCGGCTAGCATCCTGGCTGGCAAGTTAGCAGAGGCCCGAGCAACTATGAAATTACTTGAAGACGCATTGAATACAGTGAAAAATGATTTGGCTCAACTTGCTGGAGAGAAAAACGAGATGGAAACTGGTAAAAAGAATATAGAAATAGAGTTGCAGAAAACAATTGAACAAAGAGATGAATCTCAAAGCAGGGTTTTCAAGTTGGAGAGTGATGTAGAAGGATTGGAAGGTTCATGCAGAGAAATGAGGCTTAAGATAGAGGATTATCAAGCCAAAGAAGACAGATGGAAGGAAAAAGAGGCAGAACTTTTGTCATCGTACAATAGTTTGTTAATGAAAGTAAAAG AAGCTGAGGAGCCTCTGTTGTCAGCATCTCAATTAAGAACTTTGATGGAAATGTTAAGTGGGATTGAAATTCCTCTTGTGGAGTCTGAAGACCTGGAGCCCCATATCTCTGCTGATGTTAAGAAACTGTTTTCTGTTATTGGTAGTTTCACTGATTTGCAGAATCGAATAAATTTGCTCTCTAATGAAAAGGAAGAACTGCAGTCTACACTTTCAAGAcagaattttgaaattcagCATCTTAAAGGAgaaattgaaacacatgttagAAACAAGCCAGACTTGGAACATATGAAAATGGAGCTGTCTGAGGTTACATTTGGTTTGGAAAAGATTATTGTTGTGTTGGGAGGAAAGGAGTTCATTGGAGGCCAAAATTCTGTTGGTATGAAAGTGCTTTTGCCTGTTCTAGAAAAGCAGGTTAATGCATTCCTGTTGGAGGCCAAAACTTCAAAATCCAAAGCAGAGGAACTTGGTACCAAGTTGGCTGGAAGCCAAAAGGTCGTGAATGAATTGTCAACTAAGGTTAAGTTACTTGAAGATTCTATACAGGGTAGGACTGTTCCACCTGAGGTTGTCCAGGAAAGGAGCATCTTTGAAGCACCTTCTGCATCCACTGGGTCTGAAATATCTGAAATTGAAGATCtg GGATCATTTGGAAAGAACCCAATATCTTCTGCGCCCTTAGCTGCCCATGTCAGAACCATGCGAAAAGGATCAACTGACCATCTTGCACTTAATATTGACTCAGAAGCTGACCGCTTGATCAACAGCAAGGAAACTGATAAGCAGAAAT GTCGTTCGTTCAACTCCCTCAACACATCGGGTCTCATCCCAAAACAAGGAAAGTTGATTGCAGATCGAGTCGATGGAATCTG GGTATCCGGTGGTCAGGTTCTAAGCAGTCGTCCCAGAGCAAGGCTAGGCCTCATTGCCTATTGTCTTCTCCTGCATATATGGCTACTCGGAACCGTTTTATAA